One region of Miscanthus floridulus cultivar M001 chromosome 19, ASM1932011v1, whole genome shotgun sequence genomic DNA includes:
- the LOC136527095 gene encoding NADPH HC-toxin reductase 2-like: MQRKLSLTATEKQSMKNNSSEVRVCVTGGAGFIGSWLVKKLLERGYTVHATLRNTEDEEKTGPLRRLVPGAAERLRLFEADLFDAATFAPAIAGCQFVFLVATPYGLEAAGSKYKSTAEAAVAAVRVILRQCEESKTVKRVIHTASISAASPLKDKDDGSGAGFKDFISESCWTPLDVDYHLRSAHFDKYILAKLQSELELLRYNDGESPAFEVVTLPLGLVAGDTVLGHVPETLEHAVSPVSRKEFSFMFLRLVQGLLGSEPLVHVDDACDALLFCMERPSIAGRFLCAAAYPSIHDITNHYANKFPHLDVLRATEAVVARVQPEGDKLGELGFRYKYGMEEILDSSVACAARLGFLDAAKLSV, encoded by the exons ATGCAGCGGAAACTAAGCTTGACAGCAACGGAAAAGCAGAGCATGAAGAACAACAGCAGTGAAGTGCGGGTGTGCGTCACCGGTGGCGCCGGGTTCATCGGCTCCTGGCTCGTCAAGAAGCTCCTCGAGAGAGGATACACCGTGCACGCCACGCTGCGGAACACCG AGGACGAGGAGAAGACCGGGCCGCTGCGGCGGTTGGTCCCCGGCGCGGCGGAGCGGCTGCGGTTGTTCGAGGCCGACCTCTTCGACGCCGCCACCTTCGCGCCGGCGATCGCTGGGTGCCAGTTCGTCTTCCTCGTCGCCACGCCATACGGGCTCGAAGCCGCCGGCTCCAAG TACAAGAGCACGGCGGAAGCTGCAGTGGCCGCGGTGCGCGTGATCCTCCGGCAGTGCGAGGAATCCAAGACTGTGAAGCGCGTCATCCACACCGCCTCCATATCGGCCGCTTCGCCGCTCAAGGACAAGGACGACGGCTCCGGCGCTGGGTTCAAAGATTTCATCAGCGAATCATGTTGGACGCCGCTCGACGTTGACTACCATCTTCGCAGCGCACACTTCGAT AAGTACATACTGGCGAAGCTGCAGTCGGAGCTGGAGCTCCTGCGCTACAACGATGGCGAAAGCCCGGCGTTTGAGGTGGTGACTCTGCCCCTGGGCCTGGTCGCGGGCGACACGGTCCTCGGGCACGTGCCGGAGACGCTGGAGCACGCCGTgtcgccggtgtcacggaaggagTTCTCCTTCATGTTCCTCCGGCTGGTGCAGGGCCTGCTCGGCTCCGAGCCGCTGGTGCACGTCGACGACGCCTGCGACGCGCTCCTCTTCTGCATGGAGCGCCCCTCCATCGCCGGCCGCTTCCTCTGCGCCGCCGCGTACCCGAGCATCCACGACATCACGAACCACTACGCCAACAAGTTCCCTCACCTCGACGTCCTCAGAGC gacggaggcggtggtggcaaGGGTGCAACCTGAGGGGGACAAGTTGGGAGAGCTGGGGTTCAGGTACAAGTACGGGATGGAGGAGATCCTTGATAGCAGCGTTGCCTGTGCAGCAAGATTGGGTTTTCTTGACGCAGCCAAGCTCAGCGTGTAG